TCCAGACTTTAGTTGCTCTGCTGCATCCAGGAGTGGAACGTTACCCGCTATCAAGACAGGGATCAATATTAGCATAAGGCTCTTCACTATATCCTCTCCAAGGTCCCGAAAAATTGCAAAAAAGGTTCACTAAACCACCCAAAAGATATAAACAAATCCAAGGATTAACCACATCCATGAAACCGCTCTCATCACGCGATTTTTCCACCCTGTTTTTGTGAAATTATATGCGATATGATTGAAGAGTAACCCCAAAACGATCACAAGAGTACCGTATTCATCATAAGTAACGTCTTGACGCTTTAGTAGGTACATCACGTTAGATCCAAGCAGATAAAGCATAATCGCGAGCAGACCGTATTTCCAGAAGTGGTTAAATATGAAATCAACCTCTGGTGATGCCGCTGGGGTGTTCGGATTCATCCGAAGCACGCGTTGGCGTTCGCTTTCTTCTTTAATTTTCGCTGCAAGCTGCTGTTTTTCAGCGTAGCTTAACTGCTTCATGAAAAATCACCTTCTTTTCGTCAATTTTCATCACGTTCCACCGACTCGGTGGCAAACCTATAGCCTGTAGCAAATCACACGACTCCTCGTTGATAGGAAAATTGCGCTTCCATGTCTGGAAAAATTGTAAGAAACGATCCAATCCCTAAACTCCCCAAGAGATGTATAGGTAAACGAATACCAATACTATCCAAGCATACGCGACCGTTTTCATCACATGACTTTTCCACCCTGTTTTTGTGAAGAAAATGGCAATATAATTGAACAGTAACATCAATGCAATCAGAAGGTTGAGATTGATACCCCTGTTAGAACCAAAATCGCCCCACCTGAAAAATTGAAACACGTTGAAGGCAAGCAGACAAAGAATAATTCCGAGCAGACCGTATTTCCAGAGATGCTTTGTGGCAAATCTCTTTGGAAGAAGCGTTTTTGTCGATGCCGCTTCAAAAGATTCTGGTAGGTCCGGATTCGTTTCCCGTAGTGTCTGCTGGCGTTCCTGTTCTTTTTTAATTTTTCCCTCAAGCTGCTGCTTCTCAGCGTCGGTTAATTGTTTCATGAGCAGTTACTTCTCTTTTGATGATTTAAGAGGCATGACAAACGCCAAACACTTTTCATCACGTTCCATCGGCTCAACGGCAAATCCCATAGCGAGTTTGAGCTGATGGTTTTCAGGATGATTCTCGCCACTAACCGATCGCACTTGGTAGCAGCCAAACAACTTCGCTTGTTTGATAGCATATTCTTGAAGTGCGGTGCCGATGCCTTGTCGTCGGTATCCATCCTTCACACCAAACGCGAGAATCTTCGCCTCTCTCAGTGTTTTCCCGTCTATCTGAATGGGTGGATGATCACGGTCATGAGGACCGATGTCCCACACAACAAACATGAGAAAGCCAACGATAGATCCATCCTGTTTCGCCGCCAAAAAATAGCGTGAAAATTGCTCAAAATACGGATTAAACGCCCAGCCTTCTTGGTTTAAGTCATTGACAAGCGCGACAAACTCCCGCCAAGCCGGATGGTCGGGTGTGAGTTCTTCAATGGAAAAGTGCTGTTGCTTGTTCATCCACAGTTTTTAGGAACAACCACAAGGGATGTCCCTACTCTGAAACCTTTATCATTCCCCAAGTGAGTGCCAATTTCTGGGACGGTTCAACGGCAAGCCCTTCAGCGTCAAGATTCTGTTCAATCTCTTCCTGGCTGAGACCGCGGTTGTAGAGGCGAAGCTCGTCAAGAAGACCGTGGTAAGGGAGTCCATCCGATTTTCTGGCACCCATCCAAAAATTCTCTCCATTATGTTTGAGAGCACCCTCGAATTTCTTCTCATTATCCACTTCACCATTGATATAAATGAGGGCTTCGGAACCGTCGTAAACACCAGCAATGTGATGCCATTTACCCACATCGGGCTGACCTACACTGTGAAAGGGCCACGTTTCTAAGGCACCGTTCCAGAGATTAAAATCAACCCGCGTTTGGTCTGACCACGCAATCACATAGGAATTATTTCCCGACCTCGATATACCTGCGAAAATCGCCCACCCCGGTTTTTCAGGTTTTATCCACGCCTCCAATGTAATCTGATCGCCAATGTCGGTTAAGCTCTTGTCTGCGCCACAATCAACATGCCCACCACTAAACTTGAGTGCCTCACCGACTTTACCGTCAACGACCGAGACATTCCCGTCCATGGTTCCATCGTTGGCACCAAAAATGTCTTTAACCGTTTTACCTGTGACCGAATCCTTATTAAAGGACCAGTAACTCACCAACCCATCGGTAACCGCCTGACGCGCGTGTACTGCGTTTGTAGCCATTAAAACAGCCGCTATGACGGCTAAAACAAACACTTGTCTCAGAGTTCTGTTAATCATTGGGTCCTCCGTTTCGGAATATTGAATGCCTTCGGGCAAGATTAAGTTTCCTAATTTACCTAAGTTGCTAACTATTCCAGAGAAACCGATTTTTCAGATAACTTAGCCATCGTATTCAACTATAACATCATCACCCTCAATTTTGACAGGATAAGTCGCCACCCGCAATGTTTCATCGACGAGGCACTGTCCGGTTACAATATCAAATGTCCACTGATGCCAGGGACAGCGCAACACCTCACCTAAACCCTCAACAGAGAGTGTCGATCCGTGAATTGAAGGTGGGGCATCAGCAGCAAACCGACCACTGAGTTCGCCTGTACATAGGGGTCCGCGCTTATGCGGGCAGATATTGCGGACTGCGTAAAAGTTGCCATCAACGTTAAAGACACCGATGCCCGCTTTGCCACGAAACGGCACGATGATTTTGCGTTTCCCCGGTGGAATCTCCGATACTTTTCCAACAATAACACGTGCCATACTTTTAACTTACCTTGCGGAGAAAGGACAGGAGTTTGAAACTCCAACTGCTTTTCTCATGAGTCGCCGGCGCCGTTGTTGCAGGCTACCGCTTTGTGTTTCGGTTAATTCGCTACTGGATTCGCGGATCCGTTGGTTTCCTCTAAATCCAATCGAAGGATATCGAGCGCGTTCTGGGCAAAGATTCGGTGGTGCAAGTCCTCTGGAAGCTTCGGGAAAACCGTTACCGGATCGTTCCAATCGAAATGCGGGAAATCCGAGCAGAATATCAGCGTTTCATCTGCGTGCAGCATTTCCAACATCTGGTACATCTGCTCCGGTTTCTCAGGCTCGTGCATCGGCTGTGATCCAATTCGGATATGTTCACGGAAATACTCGCTCGGTAAACGTTTGAGCCACGGGGTTTGATCGCGTAAAGCTTTCCAATCGGTATCCAGATGCCACATTACCGGCACCGCCCACATCTGTTGTGCTTCAATAAGGGCGAACTTGAGGTTGGGAAACTTCTCAAAGACACCTTCACAGATTAGCGATGTTGCGTGTGAACTGGCGACGTAAGGTCGGCTCATCCGAGATTCCATGTAGTAGGTGGGGTGCCCGACAGGGGTCGGCGTATTTCGGGTTGCACCACCACCACCG
The genomic region above belongs to Candidatus Poribacteria bacterium and contains:
- a CDS encoding GNAT family N-acetyltransferase; this encodes MNKQQHFSIEELTPDHPAWREFVALVNDLNQEGWAFNPYFEQFSRYFLAAKQDGSIVGFLMFVVWDIGPHDRDHPPIQIDGKTLREAKILAFGVKDGYRRQGIGTALQEYAIKQAKLFGCYQVRSVSGENHPENHQLKLAMGFAVEPMERDEKCLAFVMPLKSSKEK
- a CDS encoding LamG domain-containing protein, which translates into the protein MINRTLRQVFVLAVIAAVLMATNAVHARQAVTDGLVSYWSFNKDSVTGKTVKDIFGANDGTMDGNVSVVDGKVGEALKFSGGHVDCGADKSLTDIGDQITLEAWIKPEKPGWAIFAGISRSGNNSYVIAWSDQTRVDFNLWNGALETWPFHSVGQPDVGKWHHIAGVYDGSEALIYINGEVDNEKKFEGALKHNGENFWMGARKSDGLPYHGLLDELRLYNRGLSQEEIEQNLDAEGLAVEPSQKLALTWGMIKVSE
- a CDS encoding Rieske (2Fe-2S) protein translates to MARVIVGKVSEIPPGKRKIIVPFRGKAGIGVFNVDGNFYAVRNICPHKRGPLCTGELSGRFAADAPPSIHGSTLSVEGLGEVLRCPWHQWTFDIVTGQCLVDETLRVATYPVKIEGDDVIVEYDG